The sequence below is a genomic window from Salinispira pacifica.
TGTCAAGCTGATGCTTCTTCCATCCGCTCCGATAATCTTGATGTTTTCACTTATCTACTCTATACTCTTGCATCCTAATAAGTTAGATAATTAAGAAAAACGGCCCGCTTTTCGCCCCGTTTTTATGTTCTTTCCAAACGGCAGTGTTGATTGAACATCCCGTAACAAAACAGCAAAAGAGGCGCAGATGTCAAAAGTTTCCACCCGAAGCCGGGTTCATCACAACGTGCAGGAAGTACGGAACCTCACCGAAGACAGCTATGTTCTCCGCTTTGAACGCCTGGGAATGGATTTTCAGCCCGGACAGTATCTGAGTGTGGGTCTTAAGGGTGATATTCACATGAGAGAATATTCGATATATTCACCTGCAGAGGCGGATTATCTGGAAATTCTGGTAAAGGAAGTGGAAGGCGGCCATGTTTCCAGAAAACTGAAACAGCTGAAAGTCGGAGATGAACTCTATGTTGAAGGCCCCTTCGGATTTTTTCTCATCGATGAATCCCGGAGGAAAAACAAGCTGTATTTTATCGGGACCGGGACGGGAATCAGCCCCTTTCACAGCTTCTGCAATTCTTACGATGAATTGGACTACACCCTTCTTCACGGTGTTCGCCGCCTGAAGGAAGGTTATGAGCTTGATCAGTATGATCCATCCAGGGTGGTGCGCTGTGTCTCCCGGGAGGAAGGCGGAGATTTCCCCGGTCGGGTAACCGATTTTCTCAGGGCCAATCCGGTGGAACCCAATGCAAGCGTGTACCTCTGCGGAAACTGCGATATGATCTACGAAGCCTACGACATTCTTTCCGAGCAAGGGATTCCCAGAGAACAGATGTTTGCGGAAGTGTATTTCTAAGCCCCCGGAACGGGCGGCATCAGATAAATAAGGAAAAATAGTATGAAGTACCATATAGTGCACCTCGGTTGTCAGATGAATCAGTCGGACACAGAGCGGATTCAGGCGGTTATTGAGGCCATGGGCTATGAAGAGACCCCCCGTGAAGAGGACGCCGAGCTGCTGGGTATCGTTGCCTGTTCAGTGCGCCAGAAGGCCATCGACAAAGTGTATTCCAAAATCCACCAATGGAATAAATGGAAAAACAGCAAAAGCCTGCTCACCTTCGTTTCAGGCTGCATTCTTCCCGCAGACCGGGAAAAGTTTCTTGACCGCTTTGATCTTCTGTTCAGCATTAATGAACTACCCGACCTTCCGGAGATGATCAGCCAGTACGGTATCACCACCCCCTTTTCCGGCGGACAGTTTGCAAAAGATATGGACCTTGCACCTGCAGCCCCTTCAGAACCCGCCGCCTCCCCGGGGCGACCGGTGGGCCCCATGTGGCTGAAAGATCCCAGGGAAAGTCAGGTACTGAAGCTGGTGGATCATCAGGACAGCAGCGCAAAGCTCCCCTCGGGTGAATCTCTGAATCACCGCAATGCCCTCTATGGAGATGAAAACCGCAGAGAAAACACCCTGTCGGCCATCAGGGCCATGCAGAATGAAGTGAAAAATCGCGGCGGAGGGGAAAAGGTAAAGCGCAGCATTCTGCCCGACGCATCAGGCAGTGGAGCACCCGATCCCATGAGCGGATTCTGGAACATCAAACCCCATTACCGTTCACCCTTTGAAGCCTTTATCCCCATCCAGAACGGCTGCGATAAATTCTGCACCTTTTGTGCAGTTCCCTACACACGGGGACGGGAAGTATCCCGTCCCAGCAGCGAAATTCTGGCGGAAGTGGAAGATCTTCTCAATCGGGGGTACAAAAGCATCACCCTGCTGGGACAAAACGTGAACTCCTACGGCCTGGACAAAGAAAGAGACGAAATCCGCTTCCCCGAGCTCATGCGCCGCATCGGCGAAATGGGCAGGGATCTGGGTAAAGAGGATGATTTCCTGGTGTACTTCACCTCCCCTCACCCCCGGGATATGACCCGGGATCTGCTGGAAATTATCGCTGAATACCGCTGTCTGGCCAAACAGATTCATCTTCCCCTACAGTCCGGGGACGATAAACTGCTTATTAAGATGAACCGGAATCACAGTCTGCAAAGGTACCGGGAAATCGTGGAAAATATCCGGGAAATACTGCCTGAGGCTACATTGTTCACCGACATCATCGTGGGATTCACCGGCGAAACCGAGGAACAGTTCCAGCGGACCCGCCGGGCCATGGAAGAATTTCAATACAACATGGCCTTCGTCGCCATGTACAGCCCCAGACCCGGAGCCGCTTCCAGCCGATGGGACGATGATATTCCCCAGGATGAGAAAAAACGCCGGCTGCACGTACTCAGTGAAGAACTCCAGAAATCCAGTCTGGCATACAACCGGCTTCTGGTGGGCCGGAACATGCGGGTTCTGGTAGAAGGGCGGGACCGCAGCGGGCGCTACCTGGCCGGAAGAAGCGAGGGAAAGCTGCCGGTTCGCTTTCTCCATGATGATGACAGCCTCATCGGTCAATTTGTGCAGCTGCGGATCAGTTCTGCCAGCGAATTGAGCCTGGAAGGGGAATTGATTGAAACACAGGTCCCCGGGGAGGTGCGCCGTGCATGATGTAAGAGAGCAGGATGTAAAACCCCGGAAGGTGCAGGCAGATACCGGCGCATTTACCCCCGCCGCTCCTGTTGAATCCGGATCCGTTTCGGTTGATGCCTCGAAAGGTGACTCCCGGAATACAGACAGGCCCACAGTTTCCTTCAACACCCTGGGGTGCAAGCTGAACCAATATGAAACCGATGCCCTTGCCGCCCGGTTCATGCGGGAAGGATGGGAAGTTGTACCCTTTTCACAGAAGGCCGATGTAAGTGTGGTAAACAGCTGCACGGTGACCAACAAGGCCGACCGGAAAACCCGGAACACCATCAACAAGGCCCTGAGACTCAACGGCAAAACCGCCCATATCGATCTGCCTGAGGCAGCAGATCCCGGAGACTCCGGCATGGTGGTGGTCACGGGCTGCTTTGTAGACAGTCACCGGGATGAGCTTGAAAAAGACGGCCGCAGTTTCGTGGTGGACAACGACAGAAAGAACTCCATTTTTGAACTGGTTCAGGCCCATAGAAACGGGGAAATTCTCCATCCCGAATCCCTGAAAGGGGACCGCTTTCAATATGACGCTTCCAGCCGGGTGTTTCACACCCGGGGAATGGTGAAAATTCAGGACGGCTGCGACAACTTCTGTACCTTCTGCATCATCCCCTTTGTTCGAGGCCGTGCAGTAAGCCGGCCGCCCGAAGACATATTCAGCTCCGCACAGCAGATGATTGATGACGGATATCATGAGCTGGTGCTCACAGGTGTGAACATGAGCCGCTACCGCCACGGCGATTTTGTATTCGCCGACATAATCCAGGGCCTGCTGGACCTCAACGGGGATTACCGGCTGCGAATCTCAAGTATCGAGCCGGATCAGCTGGATGAGCGCTTCCTGGAACTTATGAACCACCCCAGGATGTGCCCCCATCTGCACCTCTGCCTCCAAAGCGGATCGGAAAAAATCCTTCTGAAAATGCGGAGGCAGTACAGCTATGCCGAATACCGGGAGATTGCAGCCCGGCTGAAGGAACATCGGCCTGATTTTAATATCACCACGGATATTATTATCGGATTTCCCGGAGAAGGGACCGCCGAGTTCCAGGAAAGCCTGGATGCGGTAACATCCATCGGTTTCGGACATGTACATGCGTTCAAATACTCTGTACGGGAAGGAACCCGGGCCGCCAGAATGGATGAGCAGGTTCCGGAGAAAGAAAAGAACCGCCGTTCCGAACAACTCCGCCTGGAGGCCGAAAAAGCCAAAAGAGCGTACCGCCAGGGACTGGTGGGCAGCAGTCAGCGGGTACTGGTAGAGAAGGTAAGCGCCGGGAAAGATGAAGACGGCAATACCCGATACCGTGCACGGGGCCTTGGCCAGCATTATGTTCCGGTGAGCTTTCCCCTGCCCCCGGGGATCGGAAAATCAAGGGCTAAAGCATTTGAAAACCGCTTCGCCCGGGTTGAAACTACCGGTCTGGATGCCGGGGACGATCCGGATCTCCTGGGCGAGCTGGTTTATTCCCTGGAAGACTCAGCTTCTTCGTCC
It includes:
- a CDS encoding ferredoxin--NADP reductase; the encoded protein is MSKVSTRSRVHHNVQEVRNLTEDSYVLRFERLGMDFQPGQYLSVGLKGDIHMREYSIYSPAEADYLEILVKEVEGGHVSRKLKQLKVGDELYVEGPFGFFLIDESRRKNKLYFIGTGTGISPFHSFCNSYDELDYTLLHGVRRLKEGYELDQYDPSRVVRCVSREEGGDFPGRVTDFLRANPVEPNASVYLCGNCDMIYEAYDILSEQGIPREQMFAEVYF
- a CDS encoding MiaB/RimO family radical SAM methylthiotransferase, whose protein sequence is MKYHIVHLGCQMNQSDTERIQAVIEAMGYEETPREEDAELLGIVACSVRQKAIDKVYSKIHQWNKWKNSKSLLTFVSGCILPADREKFLDRFDLLFSINELPDLPEMISQYGITTPFSGGQFAKDMDLAPAAPSEPAASPGRPVGPMWLKDPRESQVLKLVDHQDSSAKLPSGESLNHRNALYGDENRRENTLSAIRAMQNEVKNRGGGEKVKRSILPDASGSGAPDPMSGFWNIKPHYRSPFEAFIPIQNGCDKFCTFCAVPYTRGREVSRPSSEILAEVEDLLNRGYKSITLLGQNVNSYGLDKERDEIRFPELMRRIGEMGRDLGKEDDFLVYFTSPHPRDMTRDLLEIIAEYRCLAKQIHLPLQSGDDKLLIKMNRNHSLQRYREIVENIREILPEATLFTDIIVGFTGETEEQFQRTRRAMEEFQYNMAFVAMYSPRPGAASSRWDDDIPQDEKKRRLHVLSEELQKSSLAYNRLLVGRNMRVLVEGRDRSGRYLAGRSEGKLPVRFLHDDDSLIGQFVQLRISSASELSLEGELIETQVPGEVRRA
- the mtaB gene encoding tRNA (N(6)-L-threonylcarbamoyladenosine(37)-C(2))-methylthiotransferase MtaB; amino-acid sequence: MHDVREQDVKPRKVQADTGAFTPAAPVESGSVSVDASKGDSRNTDRPTVSFNTLGCKLNQYETDALAARFMREGWEVVPFSQKADVSVVNSCTVTNKADRKTRNTINKALRLNGKTAHIDLPEAADPGDSGMVVVTGCFVDSHRDELEKDGRSFVVDNDRKNSIFELVQAHRNGEILHPESLKGDRFQYDASSRVFHTRGMVKIQDGCDNFCTFCIIPFVRGRAVSRPPEDIFSSAQQMIDDGYHELVLTGVNMSRYRHGDFVFADIIQGLLDLNGDYRLRISSIEPDQLDERFLELMNHPRMCPHLHLCLQSGSEKILLKMRRQYSYAEYREIAARLKEHRPDFNITTDIIIGFPGEGTAEFQESLDAVTSIGFGHVHAFKYSVREGTRAARMDEQVPEKEKNRRSEQLRLEAEKAKRAYRQGLVGSSQRVLVEKVSAGKDEDGNTRYRARGLGQHYVPVSFPLPPGIGKSRAKAFENRFARVETTGLDAGDDPDLLGELVYSLEDSASSSGKE